The genomic segment ccacctgatggaggggcacggcctgaggtcccctaacccagcaccaggacaggaaacgcaccttgaggtcccccatcaagccccgctgggcggggggcatggcctcaaggtcccctggcctgacacCGGAGCagggggcgaggcctgaggtccctgtcaagccctgctgggtggggggtgtggcctgaggtcccccccggcctggtgccaaggcgggaggtgcggcctgaggtcccccggcctggtgctcgggtgggggacacagcctgagttcccccgacccagcactgggggtgcaccttgaggtcccctgtcaagctctgctgggtggggggcacagcctgaggtcccatgtcaagcccagccaggcagagggcacagcctcaggtcccctggccctgtgctggggctggaggcgcggcctgaggtccccctcaagccctgctgggcgggggttGCGGTCTGAGGTCcaccggcctggtgccggggtggggggcatggcctgaagtaccctgtcaagccccacctggtggggggcacgacctgaggtcccccagcctggcactggggcgggggagcagcctgaggtcccctagcccagcaccaggattggaagcgcaccttgaggtcccccgtcaagccccgatgggtgggggcgtggcctgaggtcccctgtcaaaccccactgGGCGGGAGAgagcgtagcctcaggtccctgctgattgctcgttaaggctctttatgggaacttggcttcagctgtgtgtgcagccatctttgtgacggagtgatggtcaattagcatatccctctttatcagataggaCTGTGCTCACAAATGGTCTTACTGGAACACAACCACGTTCACTCTACTGCTTTCGCGCTACATTAGCACAGCAGAGTGGTCAAGACAGACACTGACATGGCATCACTTCCCGCTGCTGCTGGAGTCGCAGCCACAGGGTCACAACCTGACAGCACTCCGAGCACCtcccagccacctgccccatTACCTGCCTGACTGCAAGACATTGTCaaggataaaatatgtaaaatctcTCTACAGATCAGCATTAACAGATACACATTTGCAGTCGAGTTTGATAACTCTGAACACTAACTCTGAATATCAATTAAGCAATATATCCTCAAAAAGAGGAATCTAATTCTTCCCATTAGTAgacctgtatttgaaaaatattgcattcaattattacattttgaatttcattgtttaaaaatttgtggtactattttttttcttattcagatATCTACATAATACCCTCGATTTTGCCTCTTGGCCAgcaaagcctaaaacatttactatctggcttttatatatgtatatatatgtacatgtacatatatatattgatttcagagaggaaaagagaaatatctatgatgagagagaatcatctattggctacTGCCTggttcccccttccccccccccccccgccccccccactggggatggagcccactacCAGGAGCCCTGACCGGCCTGGCGCTGGGAtgggggggagcagcctgaggtcccctgacgTCCTgcttcataagtcgatgctcaaccactgagccatgccagccgggcctaCCAGGCtgtttatagaaaaagtttgctgacccttgaGCTAGACACTCATGCCCCCACTCTCAGGGTGAGGAAAGTGTGGCTCACAGAGTTATGTAATGTGCCCACACCCACGTGGCTGGTCAGTGGTGGCACCAGGACTTAAACCCAGGCAGCTTGATgcagagtctgtgctcttaaaGACACCCGGCCTTCCACACCTTTCTATCCAGCTGTGACCACCAGCACCTCATGCCCCAACAAGTGACTTACGTGCCTGTAGAATCTACTGCCACAGCCCGGACCCCCCCGCGGTGACAGAGAATCTTTGCCAGCGGCTCCTTCATGGCCGGACTCCATAAGGACACAGTACCTGGCGGTCAGAGGAGAAGAGCCAAAGTGGGCACCGAGGGGATTAAACTGGGAAAAGATGGAGACTCTAGACCAAGAGGAGTCCAGAGAGGAAGGTAAAAGGCAACTTTACGGGACTCGTGAAGCACaaacagagaagaaaagcagGGTAGGATGGCCAGAGAGTCAAATCTCAGCCAGGGACCAACCATTGCTGTGCCCAAGGTGGATGACGGCGTTGTAAGGGTTCTGTGTCATGACGTCCAGTCGTCCAGCCCGGGCATTCAGAGCCGCCACAATCTTCCCCACGGACACGTCCAGGTAGGTCAGAAAGCCTGTCTCTGACTGAGAGAAAAATGAGTCCTGACTGCACTGTCCGCCCTCTACTGGGGTGCCAGAGGAGGCCTGGTCTTCTCAGGGGCTCCCACCCAGTCCCTGTGCTGACAGCCACTCACAGATGTGGCCAGGAGGAAGTGGAAAGGCAGGAACTCAAGCCGCGTGACGCGGTCGCAGCGGCGGATGCAGTGGAGTTCAATTCCCTGGTTGTCATAGATGTGAAGCCAGCGGTTCTGAGCGACAGCAAGCAGTGCCTCCGAATGCAGGaacctgggaggagagggcagagggtaAGGGGTCACAGCTGTCATTCAATCAAGAAGGGCTGTCTCACCGCCACTGACCCCTGACGGACAGGCTACTGACCGGATGTCCCGCACCGCCTCCATGACGTTGATCTCACACATGAGCTTCTTTGTCACCCAGTCAAGGGCAGCCACGTGACCGCGGCGCCCTCCAAAAGCCAAGTGTCTGTTGGAGGTGGGAACAAGCAGGGTGTCAATGCAGGGGAGCACCCTCAGACCATGTGAGGTCTTCATGCCAGCCCCTTCCTTCCAGGTGAGAGGAGAGACGTTATACGTGTTCACCCTCACATGCAAGCACATCACAGGACACATCCCACATCAACAACCCAAACACACACCGGTGTGGCTGAGGTGGGCCTGGCTGAGGTGGTTAAGGAGACGTGCCCTCATCCCAGTTCCAGAGTCACTAGAATTCAACCTTACCTCCCAGTCTGAGAGTAATTCAGCCTGTAGGGTCCAAACTGTCGCAAGTTCAAGTCAAAGTGCTGGGAAAGGGAAGAgttaaaaaagaatcaagaacTCAATGGCTCACTTCAGTGATCCCCCTTCTAGCCCCCCTTCGTCTTACCTGGCCCAGGCCCATCCCCAGGCTCACCTTGGCTGCACTGGCGATGTCCACAGCCTCCACGATGTCCGCCTGCCGAACCCTGGCTGTGTCCTCCCCGTCCTCCCCTTCCAGAAACCTGCAAGTGAGTGTTGGAGCTGCAGTAAAGCTTCCTACTGTGAAGTAAGTGCACAACATGAAAACGGGAAAGGACAGTCCCACAAAGCGGGGCTGGAGGGGCCCGGATCAGGGGCCGCTCACCCAGGTTCCTCAGCAAGCAGCAGCTCAGAACGAGCAGCTTTGACACTTATTTCCTCTTCCTCCGCTTCAGCCACCTCAAGCCGGCTTCGGGTTTTGGACTTAGAATGTGGCAGCTACAACATCGTTGGTGGGgaagatatggggggaaaaacactGTGAAGTCACAAGAGAGCCACCTGGTCCCATCTCCATCCATCTCATCCAGACACTCCCTGCCTACAACCCCTCTCAGACTGTCCTCACCTTTTTGGATTTGTCAATGCGACGGAACTTCTGAGCAACCTCCACAGAgaccggggcggggcctgggaatgggtcctgggcctggggcagggaggaggcaatTCGCTGACAGGCTCGGATTGAACCCAACCTTCGCATCCTCAAAGCACAAGGCAACTTGCCTCGCTACCCTATCAGGTCCCATGCTCACCCCCGACACGCTCGGCGGAGGCTCCGCATTCCTCTGTTCTCGGGGTTTCTTTAAGCTCTGGGGCTTCTTGGAGATGCGAGACTTCTTTGGGGTGTGAGTGTTCTTTGGCTTCTGGGGGCGGAGCTCTCGATTCCTCTTCTTGTTAGGAGGGGGCTCTGGAGAGGCTGTAGCAGTGGTCGGACTGATCTCTTCCTCCCAGTATCGCCGcggtttcttttatatatattattattatttcagagaggaagggagagagagaaacaccaatgatgagacaATCATagacggctgcctcctgcacgccccgcactggggctagagcctgcaacccgagcatgtgcccccacggggaatggaaccatgacctcctggttcacaggtcaacgcccAACCACTGAATCAGGCCCGCTGGGCTCCTGGCGGTTTCCACGGGCAGATCAGAAGCCCTGATGCTCCgcggcccctgccccgcccctccgaCCCCGGGGTTGAAAACGTTCCTTCCGCCCCAGAAGATCTCTACCTTTTTCTTGTTCTGAAGTTTATCTTTCTTGGGAGGGATATCCCTGCCCGGCTTGGGGGCAGTCTCCATCCTGCCCACCCTAAGGACGATCCACGTGCCAACTCCTCTCAGCTGTCCCACAGGCTCACAGGTATCTCCCGGAAGTCCTCCAGCCCTCATCCAATCAGCGCTGTACCAGGTGTGAAGCCTAACGTCGCCATCTTGAATGAGGGCGGCTCGCGCTTAAGGGGCCAGGCGGACCTTGGTCCCGCTCCTCCGAGTGGCTGCTTATGCACGAGTAACGAAAGAAAGGCAAGTCCGGGACCAGGTCCCAAGAAACGGTGCGGTTGATTTTTCCATCTTCGCGTCTCCATCTTTCCTGGAATcttcaaaatttgtatttttagcaGAATGCCGCTTATTAAACGCGTCTGAACTACAATTCCCGGCAAGCATCAGATGGTAGCATTCCCAGCATTCTTTGTTTACTTCCGGGTTTATAATTACTGAAGGGAGAACGAGTGAGGCAGGGTTTCGGTTTGGGGTCTCGTTTCAACTGCCACCCCCTACGGCCTGGGCCGTGTGGATACGAACGGGAGAAGCTGCTGTGCCCCGAGAGGCCGCCGCTCAAGAGTGCTGTCATCTCCGCAAGCCAGGCCTTACCGGGAGCTCGGGGGCCTTCCAGAGTGAGACACCCAGCGCCCCTCTCCCGCCGGCTCGCCGCCGCCATGGCTGAGCTGATCCAGAAGAAGCTACAGGGAGAAGTGGAGAAATACCAGCAGCTGCAGAAGGGTAAGGGAGAGGGTCGGCGCAGCTTCCCCCGATCCCTGCACTCCGAACCCAAAGCCATACTAAGGTCGTGTTTtcttacccacccccaccccccggacgCGCCGCCCCATCCTTgactgcctccccacctccatcttCTTCTGACTAGGATTGTGGGGTCTGGTAGCActtgtgttttctctaataaagTCTTTCCTGCCacccacactcccccacccctagACTTGAGTAAATCCATGTCAGGGCGGCAGAAGCTTGAAGCACAACTAACAGAAAATAATATCGTGAAGGAGGTGAGATTGGGATTTGTGGGgcaaggagggagggggctgtacTGGCAAGGATTCTGACGTTATGTGCCCCACGCCTCCACCAGGAACTGGCCTTGCTGGATGGGTCCAACGTGGTCTTTAAACTTCTGGGTCCCGTGCTGGTCAaaca from the Eptesicus fuscus isolate TK198812 chromosome 10, DD_ASM_mEF_20220401, whole genome shotgun sequence genome contains:
- the WDR46 gene encoding WD repeat-containing protein 46 encodes the protein MRAGGLPGDTCEPVGQLRGVGTWIVLRVGRMETAPKPGRDIPPKKDKLQNKKKKPRRYWEEEISPTTATASPEPPPNKKRNRELRPQKPKNTHTPKKSRISKKPQSLKKPREQRNAEPPPSVSGAQDPFPGPAPVSVEVAQKFRRIDKSKKLPHSKSKTRSRLEVAEAEEEEISVKAARSELLLAEEPGFLEGEDGEDTARVRQADIVEAVDIASAAKHFDLNLRQFGPYRLNYSQTGRHLAFGGRRGHVAALDWVTKKLMCEINVMEAVRDIRFLHSEALLAVAQNRWLHIYDNQGIELHCIRRCDRVTRLEFLPFHFLLATSSETGFLTYLDVSVGKIVAALNARAGRLDVMTQNPYNAVIHLGHSNGTVSLWSPAMKEPLAKILCHRGGVRAVAVDSTGTHMATSGLDHQLKIFDLRGKFQPLSARTLPQGAGQLAFSQRGLLAAGMGDVVNIWAGQGKASPPSLEKPYLTHRLSGHVHGLQFCPFEDVLGVGHSGGITSMLVPGAAEPNFDGLESNPYRSRKQRQEWEVKALLEKVPAELICLDPRALAEVDVISLEQAKKERIERLGYDPESKAPFQPKPKLKGRSSTASLVKRKRKVMDEEHRDKVRQSLEQQPQKQEKAAKPVGARPSALDRFVR
- the PFDN6 gene encoding prefoldin subunit 6, whose translation is MAELIQKKLQGEVEKYQQLQKDLSKSMSGRQKLEAQLTENNIVKEELALLDGSNVVFKLLGPVLVKQELGEARATVGKRLDYITAEIKRYESQLRDLEQQSEQQRETLAQLQQEFQRAQAAKAGAPGKA